One Thalassotalea sediminis DNA segment encodes these proteins:
- a CDS encoding ThiF family adenylyltransferase yields MFDYDKAFSRNIGWVTQQEQQVLRNKRVAIAGAGGVGGIHLLTLARLGVAKFHISDFDDFEVHNFNRQSGAFMSTLGEQKVDVMEKMAKDINPEAEIVSFPEGIFEHNVDEFLQDVDLYVDSLDFFALQARKTVFKKCYEKNIPVITAAPLGMGCAFLCFMPGKMTFEEYFRFEDKDTEEDQLIQFLIGLSPAMLQRTYMVDETAVSFKERKGPSTPMAVSLCAGIAETYALKILLNRGEILCAPYGLHFDAYRNKFKKTWRPFGNAGIVPRIMFKIAKRVVYQ; encoded by the coding sequence ATGTTCGATTACGATAAAGCGTTTTCCCGAAATATAGGGTGGGTTACACAGCAAGAGCAACAAGTGTTAAGAAATAAACGCGTTGCTATTGCAGGTGCTGGTGGCGTTGGCGGTATTCACTTACTTACTCTTGCTAGATTAGGGGTAGCCAAGTTCCATATTTCTGACTTTGATGATTTTGAAGTGCACAACTTTAATCGCCAATCTGGGGCTTTTATGTCTACCTTAGGTGAGCAAAAAGTGGATGTTATGGAAAAAATGGCCAAGGACATCAACCCAGAAGCAGAAATAGTCTCTTTTCCAGAAGGAATCTTTGAGCATAATGTTGATGAATTTTTACAAGATGTTGACTTATATGTTGATTCTTTAGATTTTTTCGCATTACAAGCACGAAAAACCGTTTTCAAAAAATGTTATGAAAAGAATATTCCTGTCATCACTGCTGCGCCTTTAGGCATGGGATGTGCATTTTTATGCTTTATGCCCGGTAAAATGACATTCGAAGAATATTTCAGGTTTGAAGATAAAGACACGGAAGAAGATCAGCTCATTCAATTTCTCATCGGGTTGTCACCCGCAATGCTTCAAAGAACATATATGGTCGATGAAACAGCCGTTAGTTTTAAAGAAAGAAAAGGGCCGTCAACGCCAATGGCGGTAAGCCTTTGTGCAGGTATTGCTGAAACATACGCCTTAAAAATTTTACTTAACAGGGGTGAAATTCTTTGTGCCCCTTACGGGTTGCACTTTGATGCCTATCGAAACAAATTTAAAAAAACGTGGCGACCATTTGGTAATGCCGGCATTGTTCCTCGAATTATGTTTAAGATAGCTA